The sequence below is a genomic window from Chiloscyllium plagiosum isolate BGI_BamShark_2017 unplaced genomic scaffold, ASM401019v2 scaf_27221, whole genome shotgun sequence.
AGATCGATGGGGGCATTACTGCCCACTCTGCCCGGCACCCGTTGCCGGGGAAATGCCTTCACGGACGTTCCTGACTTTTTTCCTGACTCTCGTTTTCTTTTTTGGTTTTGCGAATCCTCCCTCTTTCCCCCCGGTTCAGGGACCTCCGCCAGGCCAGGCCTAGGGGGCGCTCCGAGTAGAGGCCGAGACCGCGTCCCGGCCAATGGGAAGGGGGCCGGTAGGCGGCCCAAGGCCCGAGGGGATGCCAAGCTTCGGGGGCCCAGCCTGCGGCCCTCGCGTCCGGCCCGAGGGAGGAAGGCGCCGAAGGAGGAGCCCGGAGCTCGCGGCAAGCGGGGATCGCCCCGGCAACCGGGCCCAGCTGGAGCCAGGACACGGGAGGCGGCCCTCCTCCGGCCGGCAACTGTCTCCCGAGTCGGCGGAGGGGAGCCAGAAGTTGGCCTCCAGGCAGTAGGCCGCGCGGAAGGAGAGGTAGGCCCCAAAAGGCCAGAGGTGGGCCTGAGGAAGCCAGAGGTAGGCCCCAAAAGGCCAGAGGTGGGCCTGAGGAAGCCAGAGGTAGGCCTCAAAAGACCAGAGGTCGGCGCCACGAACCCAGAGTTACATCCGAAGGAGCCCGACCTAGGCCCCAAGAAGCCAGAGTTAAGCCTGAAGGAGGTGGAGGTAGGCCTGAAGAAGGAAGGCCTGAATAGCCCAGAGGCAGGCCTAAAGGAGCCAGAGGTAGGCATTGAGAAGGTAGGCCTCAGGAGCCCAGAGGTCGGCCTGAAGGAGGTAGGCCTCAAAAGCCCAGAGGTAAGCTTGAAGAAGGTAGGCGTAAAAAGCCCAGAGGTAGGCCTGAAGAAGGTAGGTCTCAAAAGCCCAGTTGCCGACCTGAAGGAGGTGGGTCTCAAAAGCCCAGACATGGGCCTGAAGAAGCCAGAGGTGGGCCTGAAGAAGCCAGTGGTAGGCCTGAAAGAGGTAGGCCTCAAGAGCCTAGAAGTAGGCCTGAAGAAGCCAGAAGTAGGCCTGAAGAAGCCAGTGGTAGATCTGAAGGAGATAGGCCTCAAAAGCCCAGTGGTGGGCCTGAAGAAGCCAAAGGTAGGCCTGAAGAAACCAGATGTAGGCCTGAAGCAGGTAGGCCTCAGAAGCCCAGAAGTTGGCCTGAAGAAGCCAAAGGTAGGCCTGAAGAAACCAGATGTAGGCCTGAAGCAGGTAGGCCTTAGAAGCCCAGAGGTTGGCCTGAAGAAGCCAGAGGTAGGCCTGAAGAAGCCAGTGGTAGGCCTGAAGGAGGTAGGCCTCAAAAGCCCAGAGGTGGGCCTGAAGAAGCTTGAGGCACACCTTAAAAAAACAGAAGTGGGCCTGAAAACGGTAGGCCTCAACAAGCCAGACGCGAGCCTGAGAAAGGTGGGCCTCAACAAGCCAGAAGTAGAACTTGAGAATCCTGAGGTAGGCCTGAAGCTGCTGGAGGTAGGCCTCAAGAAAGTTGACCTCAAGACACTGGAGGCCGGAGACCAGGGGCTGAAGCAGGGACAAGGCGTCAAGAAGCCAAACAGAGGGCGCAAGAAGGCCAACGCGGACCCGAAGGTGCCCAAAATGGGCGACAAGCAGCAGGCGGTTCCTGGGAAACCGGCTCGGGGCCGGGGGAGTGCCAGGGAGCAGGGCCCAGGACCCAGCAAGGAGCAGAGGGCCCAAAGGAAGCCGGGAGCAGGCCGGGCCCAGGTGGTGAAGGGGCAGAAGAAAGGGGGGCAGTCCCCCGGCGCCAGGAGGGATGGCAAGGAGAGCCAGGCAGGAGCCAGCGCCCGCA
It includes:
- the LOC122545413 gene encoding neuroblast differentiation-associated protein AHNAK-like, which codes for MGALLPTLPGTRCRGNAFTDVPDFFPDSRFLFWFCESSLFPPGSGTSARPGLGGAPSRGRDRVPANGKGAGRRPKARGDAKLRGPSLRPSRPARGRKAPKEEPGARGKRGSPRQPGPAGARTREAALLRPATVSRVGGGEPEVGLQAVGRAEGEVGPKRPEVGLRKPEVGPKRPEVGLRKPEVGLKRPEVGATNPELHPKEPDLGPKKPELSLKEVEVGLKKEGLNSPEAGLKEPEVGIEKVGLRSPEVGLKEVGLKSPEVSLKKVGVKSPEVGLKKVGLKSPVADLKEVGLKSPDMGLKKPEVGLKKPVVGLKEVGLKSLEVGLKKPEVGLKKPVVDLKEIGLKSPVVGLKKPKVGLKKPDVGLKQVGLRSPEVGLKKPKVGLKKPDVGLKQVGLRSPEVGLKKPEVGLKKPVVGLKEVGLKSPEVGLKKLEAHLKKTEVGLKTVGLNKPDASLRKVGLNKPEVELENPEVGLKLLEVGLKKVDLKTLEAGDQGLKQGQGVKKPNRGRKKANADPKVPKMGDKQQAVPGKPARGRGSAREQGPGPSKEQRAQRKPGAGRAQVVKGQKKGGQSPGARRDGKESQAGASARNGTGVPVPFPRELQPPPESESGAPSLPVGCILAENAIACPAAKLTEIPKLVDPGLQTLYLA